The genomic DNA CTGCGGATCAGCGTCAAACGGGAACCGCACGGCCGCGCGGGTGACTACCTGCACAGCCGGGTGCAGGTGGGCGACACCCTCGACGTGGCCGCACCGCGTGGGGTGTTCGTACTCGGTGATGCGGACAGCCCGATCGTGTTGTTGTCCGCGGGAATCGGCGTGACACCGGTGCTGGCGATGCTGCATGCCCTGGCGGATCAGGGTTCCACGCGCGAGATCTGGTGGGTGCACGGCGCACGCAACCGGGCCGAGCACAGCTTCGCCGAGGAAGCGCAGTGCCTGCTGAACCGCCTGCCGCACAGCCACCGCCACGTGGCCTACAGCGATCCCGGCGCAGGCGACTCGGACTTCGACGCCACCGGCAGGCTCTCGGCGCAGATCCTCACCGAACTCGGGGTGCCGACTTCCGCGGACATTTATCTGTGTGGTCCCGACCGGTTCATGGCGGAGATGACGGCCGGGCTGGGCCCCGCGCATCTGCATGCGGAGACCTTCGGCGCGGGACCGGCCATCACCCCGGGACTGGCTGCGTCGGCCCCGGTCGCGCCGCACGCTCCCTCAGGGCCGGCCGGAGCCGGTCCCGGGGTGTCGTTCGCCCGCAGCTCGCTGACCGTGCCCTGGGATGACCGTTTCGACAGCCTGCTCGAATTCGCCGAGGCCTGCGACGTGCCCACCCGGTGGTCGTGTCGCAGCGGCGTCTGCCACACCTGCGAGACGGTGCTGCTGGCCGGGCAGGTCCGCCACGATCCGGAACCGCTGGAGCCGCCGGCGCCCGGCAATGTGCTGCCCTGCTGCGCTCGTCCGACCGCCGACGTGGTGATCGATTTGTAGTGGGGCCGGGTATACCGTGCAGTCATGGAGCGCCTGGGACGGGTCCGGCTGACCAACGCCGACAAGGTGCTCTATCCGGAGACCGGAACCACCAAGGGTGAGGTCTTCGACTACTACGTGGCGATCGCCGAGGTGATGGTGCCGCACACCGCGGGCCGGGCCACCACCCGCAAACGCTGGCCCAACGGGGTCGCGGAGCCGGCGTTCTTCGAGAAGCAGTTGGCCTCCTCGGCGCCGGACTGGTTGACGCGGGCCTCGGTGAAGCACGGCTCGGGGACCATCACCTACCCGATCATCGACAGTCAGGAGTCACTCGCCTGGATCGCGCAGCAGGCGTCGTTGGAAGTGCATGTGCCGCAATGGCGTTTTGATTCAGGGATCATCGGCCCGGCCACCCGGCTGGTGTTCGACCTGGACCCCGGCGACGACGTGCCGATGAGCCAGCTCTGTGAGGTCGCCCGCGCGGTACGTGACCTGATGGACGACGTGGGCCTGACGGTGTACCCGTTGACCAGTGGCAGCAAGGGACTGCACCTCTATGCTCGCTTCGACGAGCCGGTGAGCTCCCGCGGCGCCGTCGTGCTCGCCAAACGTGTTGCGCAGCAATTGGAGCAGGCCATGCCGAAGAAGGTGACCTCGACGATGACCAAGAGCCTGCGCACCGGCAAGGTGTTCGTGGACTGGAGCCAGAACAGTGCGTCGAAGACCACCATCGCCCCCTATTCGCTGCGGGGCCGCGAGCGACCGACGGTCGCCGCGCCGCGCACCTGGGAGGAATTGGACGCCCCGGATGCGCTGGAGCACCTGACCTATGCCGAGGTGCTGGCGAGGGTGGCGCGCGACGGGGACCTGCTGGCGGCACTGGATCCCGACGCGCCGGTGTCCGACAAGTTGAGCACCTACCGCAGCATGCGTGACGCGGGCAAGACGCCGGAACCGGTGCCCTCGTCCAGACCTGCTCTGGGCCACGACAATACATTCGTCATCCAGGAACACCATGCGCGCCGTCTGCACTACGACTTCCGGTTGGAACGCGGCGGCGTGCTGGTCTCCTGGGCCGTGCCCAAGAATCTCCCCGACACGCCGTCGGTGAACCACCTGGCCGTGCACACCGAGGATCACCCGCTCGAGTACGCCACCTTCGAAGGGGAGATCCCCAAGGGCGAGTACGGCGGTGGGAAGGTGATCGTCTGGGACTCCGGGAGCTACGAGGCGGAGAAGTTCCGCGATCCCGGGGTGGACGGCGAGTCAGTGGACGGCAAGAAGGGCGAGGTGATCGTCACCCTGCACGGCACCCGGATCACCGGCCGCTACGCACTGATCCAGACCGGGGGCAAGAACTGGATCGCGCACCGGATGAAGGAGCAGGACCAGCCCGGGGTCGGCGATTTTGCACCCATGCTCGCCACCCACGGTTCAGTGGAGCGGCTGAAGTCCGGCCCCTGGGCGTTCGAGGGCAAGTGGGACGGTTATCGAATGCTGGTGGAGGTTGACCACGGTGACCTGAGACTGCGTTCGCGCAGCGGCCGCGACGTCACCGCGGAGTTTCCGCAACTACGTTCGCTGGCAGCCGATCTGGCTGATCACCACGTGGTTCTCGACGGCGAGGTGGTGGCTCTGGACTCCAACGGGGTGCCCAGCTTCGGGGAGATGCAGAACCGCGCCCGCTCCACCCGGGTCGAATTCTGGGCCTTCGATCTGTTGGTGCTGGACGGCCGATCCCTGGTGCGCGCCAAGTACTCCGACCGCCGCCGGTTGCTGGAGGCCTTTGCCGACGGAACCGATCTCATTGTCCCCGAACAGATTCCCGGCGATGGTCCGCAGGCCTTGGAGTACGCGCGCGAGCAGCGGTGGGAGGGGGTGGTGGCCAAGAAGCGTGACTCCACCTATCAGCCGGGGCGGCGCTCTGCGTCGTGGATCAAGGACAAGCTGTGGAACACCCAGGAGGTGGTGATCGGCGGCTGGCGCCAAGGCGAAGGCGGGCGCTCCAGCGGCATCGGCGCCCTGCTGATGGGCGTTCCGGGCGACGGCGGCCTGGAGTTCGTCGGGCGGGTGGGCACCGGTTTCACCGACAAGGAGCTGGCCAAGCTGAAGACGTTGCTGACCCCCGTCGACGAATCACCCTTCAATGCAACCCTTGTCGGCCCTGATGCCCGCGGGGTCACGTATGTGGAACCGGTGCACGTGGGCGAGGTGCGTTACAGCGAGCGGACTTCCGACGGCCGTCTGCGGCAGCCGAGTTGGCGGGGCCTGCGGCCGGACAAGTCGCCGGACGAGGTGGTGTGGGAGTAATTCAGCGGGCGAGGGACTCGGCCATCTCCGCGAGTCCGTCAGCCAGGGTGACGGACGGGATGTAACCGAGTTCGCTTCGTGCAGCGGTGATGTCGTAGCTGCGGTCACGGCCCATGAAGGTGGTGATCCAGTTTGTCAGCATCGGTGGTTCGGGCCGGCGCAACAGGCGTGCCCCTGCGTCGAGCATCGCAGCGAGGGGGGCCGCCACGGCAAGCGGCACACTGCGCGCGGCGCTCACGTCGACACCTCGGGTGGCCAGCAACGGGCTGAAGAAGTCGCGGGCCGACATCGGCGTGCCGTCGGTGACATAGTACGCGTGGCCGGCACGGCCGCGGCTGAGCGCAAGGCGGATGGCCTCGGTGAGGTTGTCGACATGAACGAAATCGACTGTGTGCCGGCCATCGTCGATCCAGCTGAACCGGCCGGTGTCCACGGTGGCGACGAAGTCGTCCAGGGTGGACATGCCCGCGCCCCAGATGAACGGCGGACGCAGGGCCACTGTCGTCATCGTCGGTGTGCCGGCGCCGAGCAGGGAGCGCTCGGTGTCGAGCTTGACGCGGCTGTAGGCAATGTTGGGCCGGCCCTCATCGGTGCGCTCGTCGACGACCGGCGCACGTTGGGTACCGCTGGCCACGCTGGCGGCGCTGATCAGGACGAACCGTGTGACCCCGGAGGCCGCGGCGACCCGGTGTAGGGCGACGCTGGGCTCGAGGTTGGCCCGCCGGAAGAAAGCATCGGGACCCCAGAACGCCATGTGGGCGGCACCGTGCACGACGGCCTCGACCCCGTTCAACTCCGCGGTCCACCGTGGCGCGCGGTCGCTGCCGATCAGATCCGACAGGTCGCCGAGCACCGGCACCGCTCCCTCCCGACCGACCAGGTCGGCGGCGCTGTCCGTGCGGGCGAGCGCGTGCACCTGGTGCCCCGTGCCCACCAGCCGCCGGAGCAGATGTCGCCCGACGAATCCACTGCCACCCGTGACGAAGATCCTCATCGGTGTCCCCATTCATTCTGTATCAAATCATTTGACGTCAAACTATATGGGTGCTGATAGTCTTTCGTCAACGTGAAAAACACAATGGGTGGGCTGGGTGCATCAGGTGCATCGGCGCAGCGCGCCGGGCGGCTGGCCGATGCCTTCGGGCGTGCCGGCAAGTCGGTGGTGCGAGCCTTCGACGACCGCCTGGGGGAGCACGGCGTCTCGACTCCGAGATCCAAACTGCTCGCAGAGGTGGCCCGGATGCAACCGGTGCGGCTCGCGGATCTGGCCCGTGAGGTGGGAATCAGCCAAGGCACTGCGTCGACACTGGTGGAGGCGCTGGTGCGGGACGGCCTGCTCGCCCGCGGTGTCGACGACAAGGATCGCCGCGCGATCCGCCTGACGACCACGCCGGAGGGGGAGGCGCAGGCGCGCAATTGGCTCCGCGACTACCTCGTCGCAGCGGGGGAGATCTTCAGCTGCCTGACGTCTGAGGAGCAGCGCGAGCTGACCCGGCTGCTCGACCGGATCGGCGAGTCTGTGGACCCTCCGGCGTAGTCGAGTCCCTACGTGTCAACCGATCTCGATGTCCGTCAGCTCGATGGACACCACGAGTTGGTCCAGGACGGCATGTCCGGAAACGTCGCGCACGTAGATCATCCGGTTCGCGGGAACGCCGATGCCGTCGACGCAGCGGAAGTCCGAGACATAGTGTGCCGCCGGTGATCCACCGGCGATGTCGACCTGATAGTCCCGGCGCCGGATCAAACCCTGTTGGTCGACATAGAGCACCTGCGACGGGCTGTGGGTGGCGATGTGGGGCGGGTAGTCCACGTGCAGCCGCCGCCACGTCTGGCCCTCCTCGACCCAGGGCGCGCCTTCGGTCAGCGTGATACCGGGCAGTGTCAGGTGCAGCGGTTCGGTGAGGTAAGTCCACATGGCATAACCGGTGAAGTACGCCAATTGCAGAGTGTTCCAGGGTGTGTGCAGGTCGTGGCCGGCGAACGAGTCACGGGGGTGGTCGAGTTCGTCCACCGTGGCGCCGCCCGTGGTCGTGACGGCGACCCGCTGGGGCGTGTAGGCACTGGCGCGGTCGGCGGCGGTGAACGGATGCAGTGAGGTGCGCTGTTCCTGGACCCACACCGTGACATCGCCGTCCTCGACGACACCGTTGACCTGCTTGAGGTCCCAGATCGCGCCACCGAACCGCTTGTGTGCCCGGATGGTGTTCACGTCGTTCCACCGAGCCGTCCCGCCGTAGGCGTCCAGAACCTCGTCGATCAGTCTGCTCATGGTCGCCAGGATCGCGCGGCTGTCACGTCGCCCGGTATAGGTCGGTTGACTGCTTCAGCGTGGGCGCGGCACCAACACCACGTCGGCGGGGTCGACGACGGTACCGTCGCGGCGGCGCAGCACGGCGCTCACCGTTCTGCTGGTGGCAGTCTCGACGAAACGTAATCCGCTGTCGGTGGCCGACGGCAGATGCCGCCGCCCCCATTGCCCCAACGCAACCAGCACCGTGCCGGCGTCGTGGCCGGCTGCGGTCAGCTGGTACCTGTGGCGGCGCCGGTCGCCGGGTTCCTGATAGTCGACGACCTCGAGGACGCCGGCGGCGACCAGTGCAGACAGTCGGCTGCTGAGAATGTCGGGAGCGATCCCGAGTTCAGCGCGGAAGTCGGAGAACCGGGACCGCCCCTGCATGGCCTCGCGCAGAATCAGCATCGACCAGCGTTCCCCGAGCACGGCCATGGCGCGGGCGATCGGGCAGTCGTCGTTCACGTTCTGTGGCATGTGGCTCCCGCTCTGCTGAGTAGGAATATCATACTCAGCGGTGCTACGGTTGGGCCATGACCCGGGGACGCGGGCCTGCGGTGCCGTTGCTCGGCCGCAACCACGAATTCGCCACGCTGACGTCGGTGCTGGCGAACACCAGCCAGGCGGGAAGCGCTCTGGTCGTGGAGGGTGAAGCCGGGATCGGCAAGACGACCATGCTTGCGGCAGTCGGACAGTGGGCCGACAGGTCGGGTTTTCGCGTGCTGTCGTGTGCCGGGGTCCAGTCCCAGACCAGGGTGGGCTTCGCTGCCGTCCACGAACTGGTGCATCCGCTGCTGCACCACGCGGACGAACTACCCACTCATCAGCGGGCAGCGCTGTACGCAGCCTTCGGCATGTCCCAGGATGGCCCGCCGGATCCACTGACCATCGGGGTGGCCATCCTCGGGCTGGTCGAGGAAGCCGCGGCGCGACAGCCATTGCTGTTGATCGTCGACGACGCCCAGTGGCTGGACGGGTCGTCCCTGCACGTGTTGACTTTTTTCGGCCGCCGACTGACGAATGCGCCGGTGATGCTGCTGTGCGCCGCCCGCCCGGGCTACGACGGCCGGCCGGGGCGGCTGGCATCACTGCCCCGCCTCTTCCTGGGCCCGGTCGATGACAGCACGGCCCGCACGCTGCTGGCGGACGCGGTGAGCGCCACCGGTGAACGTGCTCTCGGCGAGGGAACCCGGCGTCGTATTCTTGCCGCCGCTGCCGGCAATCCGCTTGCAATCCAGGAACTCGCCAAGGCGATTGCCGCGGCGGGTGAGCAGAACGTGCTCACCTCCTCGGCGCCCCTGCCGACCACGCGCCGTATCGAGCAGATCTTTCTCGAACAGCTGGAATTGCTGCCCGAGACCAGTCGTCGGTTGCTGGCCCTCATCTCAGCCGCCGACGATGCCGGCGCCGGCGAAATCCTCGACGCTGCCGGGCGACTGGGCCTGTCCGAGGATGCCCTGGATCCACTGGAACGCTGCGGGCTCATCGCCGTGGACAACGGCCTGGTGAGGGTCAGGCATCCGCTGATCCGGTCCGTGGCCTACCGCGCCGCGCCGTTGTCGCAACGCCGGGCCTTCCACCGCTGCCTGGCCGAGGCGGCGACGGATCCCGTGCGAGCGGCCTGGCAGCGCGGTGCGGCGGCCTACGGTCCGGATGAGGCGCTGGCCGCCGAACTGGAGGCGGTGGCAGCCCTGGCCCGGGACCGCGGTGCGAATGGTGAAGCGGCGGCGGCCTTTCGGCGGGCAGCGGAACTCTCGCCGGCACCGCAGGACCGGGTTCGCCGGTTGGCGGCTGCGATCATGCCGGCCTACCGGGCCGGTTCGACCGCCGAAGCCGTCGACCTCCTGACTGCTGCCGAGCCGCTCGCGGACGACCCCGTGGACCTCTTCGAACTGAGTTTTGCGCGCTTCACGCTGAGCATCAGCGCCGGCATCCCCGCACCGCCGCTGCCGGCTCTGCTGGCGCTGGCGGACCGGTTGGGTGGGGCGGGCGCGCAGTGCCAGCAGATCCGCCTGCTCGCGGCCGCCGCGGCGCAGTGCCGCATGCACGGTATGAGCGCCGACGACCGGCACGCGGTGGCCCAGAGCCTGCACGCGCTGGAGCCGCTCGGCGACGCCCGGGTGGACATCGCCTTGGCCACGGTGGAAGACGCCAAGTACGCCAGGGATTTCCGAACCCGAGCTGACGAGCTGCGTGCGCAGATCGACGGCGACCTCACGGCGTTGATGTCGATGGGGCTGGCAGCGGAGTCGGTCTCCGATCTCGCGGTGGCGCAGAACTGCTGGGACGCTGCCATCCGGGTCGCCCACGGGGCCGGTGCACCGGCCCTCGAGTGCGAGGCGCTCCGTGGTGCGGCGCGGGCCCAGATCATCGCCGGTCATCTCCAGGAAGCAGCCATCAGTGCCCAGGCTGCGCGGCGCATCGCCACCGATGTCGGCCTCGGTGTGAGCGCCGGCGCCGCGGCGGCCCTGCTGTGCCGGATACACGCCTGGAAAGGTGAGTGGTCCTGCGCGGCAGACGCTCTGGCGGTAGCGCGCGAGCACCTACCGACGGACACCACACTGATGTGGCGCGACGAACTGGCCTGGGCCGGCGGCCTGTTGGAGCTGGCTCGACGCAACCAACGGGAGGCATTCGGCGAGCTCGCGCAGATGACGCGCGACCGCGGGGCTCGCCGGTGGGCGCTCGCCGACCTCGCCGAAGGCGCCGCGGCCAGTGGTGATACCGCGGCGGTGGCGCAGGTGGTCGATGACATTGCCGCACAGGCAGGAACATTGGGCTCGCCACACGTCGCCATGCTGGTGCACCGCAGCCGCGCTCTGCTGGCCACCGACGGTCACGAAGTCGAGCACCACTTCCTGTCCGCGCTGGCAACCGACGTGGCCGAGCAAGCGCCGCTGGAGTATGCCCGCACCCAACTCTGCTACGGAGAATGGCTGCGGCGCCGCCGCCGCATCGTCGATGCCCGCGCTCAGCTCTCCCCGGCGCTGCGGACATTCGAGGTCCACGATGCACACCCCTTCGCCGAGCGCACCCGTGCCGAGCTGCGCGCGGCCGGCGTCCAACTGCCGGGCCAGGTCGCCGGCGACGATCCGGGTATCGAGCTGACACCGCAGGAACTGCAGATCGCCCGGCTGGCCGCGACCGGTCTCAGCAACCGGCAGATCGCCGACCGCATCTATGTGTCGCACCGCACCGTGGCGGCCCACCTGTACAAGGTCTTCCCCAAGCTCGGCATCACCAGCCGAAACCAACTCCGCGACGCGCTCGGCGAGGTCCTGCCCTAGGTCAACATGCGGATACCGGACTGCCCGCCCATGCGCTGTCCTGGTGATGTGAGTACATATCGGGCCTATCAGGTCACCGGGCAGCGACACTTCGAGATGGTCGAACGGGAGTTGCGCGACCCCGCGCCGGGACAGGTGCGCATCCGCACGGCGTCGTGCGGGGTATGCCACAGCGACGTCCTGGCCGTGGAGGGGCAGCGCGAAGATCCTCTGCAGCCCGTGGTGCCCGGCCACGAGGTGGTCGGGACGATCGACGCGGTGGGACCGGGTGTGGACGAGCGCTGGAGTGTCGGCGACCGGGTGGGGCTGGGTTTCCTCGGCGGTCACTGCGGGCAGTGCGAATTCTGCCGCTACGGCGACTTCGTCAACTGCACCGACCAGCCGCTACCGGGAACCACGATCGACGGCGGGTACGCCGAGATGGTCTACGCGCGGCCGTCAGGTCTGGTGCGGGTCCCCGATGGTTTCGACGCGCTGACTGCGGCGCCGCTGTTGTGCGCCGGGGTGACAGTGTTCAACGCCTTGCGCGCCGCGCAGGCGCCGCCCAACACCCTGGTGGCCGTGCAGGGCATCGGTGGACTGGGCCATCTGGGTGTCCACTACGCGAAGGCACTGGGGTACCGGGTCGCCGCCGTGGCCCGGGGCACCGAGAAGGCCCCGCTGGCACGAGCTCTGGGTGCCGATCACTACATCGACAGTTCTGCCGAGGACACGGCGCAGGCGTTGCGCGACCTCGGTGGGGCCACCGCAATCGTCGCCACGGCGGCCAACGGAGCATCGATGGCAGGGCTGGTGGCCGGGTTGCGCCCACGCGGGCGATTGGTGGTGGTGGGCGCCTCACCCGAACCGATTCCGGTACAGAGCTCCGACCTGATCTTCGGCGGCCGCAGCATCCTGGGCAGCTTGACCGGATCGGCGATCGAGAACGAAGACAATCTGGGGTTTGCTCTCACGCACCAGATCGCTCCGATGATCGAACCGATGCCGTTCGTCGAGGCGCCCGCGGCCTATGAGCGCATGATGTCAGGCCGCGCGCGCTTCCGGGTGGTCTTGGACTTCCACTAGAAGGCCTCACGACAGGAAGTGCAGCACCTCCCCGGCGAAATCGTCGATGTGCTGGAACAGGAAACCGTGGCCGGCGTCGCTGTAGAGAACCGCCTTGGCGTCGGCCAGCCGACCGGCCATCGCATAGGTGGCGTAGGAGTCGATCATGCGATCGTGCGCCCCGTTGGCCACCAGCACGGGAATGCTGATCTCGCTCAGGCGATCCCACACGCTCGATCCTGTGGAGGCGATGACGGCCAGTTGTGCCTGCATCGTCTCCAGCGACACGGGCGTGTGCTCGTCGGTGAGGACACGCGGGTCCAGCCTGCGCAACGACTGCACTCCGAGGGCATGGCCCACACCGTCGTCCGGGAAGAAGAGGTAGAGAAAGTCACCGTCGTCGTTGACCGGCTTGGTGGCGACCTGCCAGACCCGCGGGTCCGGTGCAGGCATACCGGGAACACCGCCGCCGGGGGAACTTCCGGCGACCACCAGCCGACGCACCAGGTCCGGACGCGCAAGGGTGGCGGCCTGCACCACGATCCCGCCCAGCGACCACCCCAAGAGGTCGATCTCCGTGAGCCCCAGCGCATCGACGAACTCGATGAGTCCACCGGCCAGCGCCTCCATCGTGGTGGGTGCGGTGCCGCTGCTTTTGCTGTGACCGATGTTGTCGAAGATGATCACATCGCGCTCGCCGGCCAGCTCGTCCAGGAACGCCGGATCCCAGTGGTCCATCGTTCCACGGAAACGCAGGGCGAGCACCAGCGGTACCCCTGCGGGCGCACCGAAGCGACGGTAGGCGAATCGGGCATTCGTCGATTCGACGAACTGGGTCGGGGCGTGTGCTGACAGAGATGGCATACCCCACTGTGGGGCGACGTCGGATGGTGAGTCCATACGTAGGTTGACTGCACTCAGTCGCGCCGGCGCAACTCGCGCCGCGAGGACACCCCGAGTTTGGTGAAAATGTTGCTCAGGTGCCATTCCACCGTGCGTGGGCTGATGAACAGGTGGCCGGCGATCTCGGAATTGGTGTAGCCGTCGCCGGCCAAGCGGGCGATGTACTCCTCCTGCTTGGTCAGCGCCGGCGCGGAGCTCGCGCCGCGCCTGCGCGGCGAGGTGTCGCCCGCCGCGTGGAGCTCGCGACGGGCCCGCTCGGCCAGGCCGTCCGAACCCATGGCCACGAACATCCCATGGGCGGTGCGTAACTCGTCGCGTGCGTCGCCCCGCCGATTGGCCCGGCGCAACCACTCCCCGAAGATCAGGTGGGTGCGCGCGGTCAGGACTGTCAAGGGCGAACGGTGCAACGCTGCCAGGGCGCTGCGGTACTCGACCTCGGCCGCGGCGGTCTCGGCGATCAGTGCCCTGGCCCGCGCTGCATAGCCGAGTGCCGTTGGCGTCGGCGTGGTTTCGGCCCACAGGGCCAGCTGCTGCGCGGCCGCAGCGGCCCCGTCTGCGTCACCGGACCGCGCCGCCGCCTCCACCATCTCGTTGAGCAGGTGACCGTGCATTCCCACGTCCTCGTACTCCAGCGCTTCGGTGCAGGCTGCGTGCGCCTCGTCGTAGCGGCCCAATCCGTTGCCGAGCACTGCCATGGAGAACAGCACGACGGTGATCTCGCTGCCCTCGCCACGTTCGGTCGCGTCGCGGA from Mycolicibacterium tokaiense includes the following:
- a CDS encoding alcohol dehydrogenase, yielding MSTYRAYQVTGQRHFEMVERELRDPAPGQVRIRTASCGVCHSDVLAVEGQREDPLQPVVPGHEVVGTIDAVGPGVDERWSVGDRVGLGFLGGHCGQCEFCRYGDFVNCTDQPLPGTTIDGGYAEMVYARPSGLVRVPDGFDALTAAPLLCAGVTVFNALRAAQAPPNTLVAVQGIGGLGHLGVHYAKALGYRVAAVARGTEKAPLARALGADHYIDSSAEDTAQALRDLGGATAIVATAANGASMAGLVAGLRPRGRLVVVGASPEPIPVQSSDLIFGGRSILGSLTGSAIENEDNLGFALTHQIAPMIEPMPFVEAPAAYERMMSGRARFRVVLDFH
- a CDS encoding winged helix-turn-helix transcriptional regulator, whose product is MPQNVNDDCPIARAMAVLGERWSMLILREAMQGRSRFSDFRAELGIAPDILSSRLSALVAAGVLEVVDYQEPGDRRRHRYQLTAAGHDAGTVLVALGQWGRRHLPSATDSGLRFVETATSRTVSAVLRRRDGTVVDPADVVLVPRPR
- a CDS encoding ATP-dependent DNA ligase, which gives rise to MERLGRVRLTNADKVLYPETGTTKGEVFDYYVAIAEVMVPHTAGRATTRKRWPNGVAEPAFFEKQLASSAPDWLTRASVKHGSGTITYPIIDSQESLAWIAQQASLEVHVPQWRFDSGIIGPATRLVFDLDPGDDVPMSQLCEVARAVRDLMDDVGLTVYPLTSGSKGLHLYARFDEPVSSRGAVVLAKRVAQQLEQAMPKKVTSTMTKSLRTGKVFVDWSQNSASKTTIAPYSLRGRERPTVAAPRTWEELDAPDALEHLTYAEVLARVARDGDLLAALDPDAPVSDKLSTYRSMRDAGKTPEPVPSSRPALGHDNTFVIQEHHARRLHYDFRLERGGVLVSWAVPKNLPDTPSVNHLAVHTEDHPLEYATFEGEIPKGEYGGGKVIVWDSGSYEAEKFRDPGVDGESVDGKKGEVIVTLHGTRITGRYALIQTGGKNWIAHRMKEQDQPGVGDFAPMLATHGSVERLKSGPWAFEGKWDGYRMLVEVDHGDLRLRSRSGRDVTAEFPQLRSLAADLADHHVVLDGEVVALDSNGVPSFGEMQNRARSTRVEFWAFDLLVLDGRSLVRAKYSDRRRLLEAFADGTDLIVPEQIPGDGPQALEYAREQRWEGVVAKKRDSTYQPGRRSASWIKDKLWNTQEVVIGGWRQGEGGRSSGIGALLMGVPGDGGLEFVGRVGTGFTDKELAKLKTLLTPVDESPFNATLVGPDARGVTYVEPVHVGEVRYSERTSDGRLRQPSWRGLRPDKSPDEVVWE
- a CDS encoding ATP-binding protein is translated as MTRGRGPAVPLLGRNHEFATLTSVLANTSQAGSALVVEGEAGIGKTTMLAAVGQWADRSGFRVLSCAGVQSQTRVGFAAVHELVHPLLHHADELPTHQRAALYAAFGMSQDGPPDPLTIGVAILGLVEEAAARQPLLLIVDDAQWLDGSSLHVLTFFGRRLTNAPVMLLCAARPGYDGRPGRLASLPRLFLGPVDDSTARTLLADAVSATGERALGEGTRRRILAAAAGNPLAIQELAKAIAAAGEQNVLTSSAPLPTTRRIEQIFLEQLELLPETSRRLLALISAADDAGAGEILDAAGRLGLSEDALDPLERCGLIAVDNGLVRVRHPLIRSVAYRAAPLSQRRAFHRCLAEAATDPVRAAWQRGAAAYGPDEALAAELEAVAALARDRGANGEAAAAFRRAAELSPAPQDRVRRLAAAIMPAYRAGSTAEAVDLLTAAEPLADDPVDLFELSFARFTLSISAGIPAPPLPALLALADRLGGAGAQCQQIRLLAAAAAQCRMHGMSADDRHAVAQSLHALEPLGDARVDIALATVEDAKYARDFRTRADELRAQIDGDLTALMSMGLAAESVSDLAVAQNCWDAAIRVAHGAGAPALECEALRGAARAQIIAGHLQEAAISAQAARRIATDVGLGVSAGAAAALLCRIHAWKGEWSCAADALAVAREHLPTDTTLMWRDELAWAGGLLELARRNQREAFGELAQMTRDRGARRWALADLAEGAAASGDTAAVAQVVDDIAAQAGTLGSPHVAMLVHRSRALLATDGHEVEHHFLSALATDVAEQAPLEYARTQLCYGEWLRRRRRIVDARAQLSPALRTFEVHDAHPFAERTRAELRAAGVQLPGQVAGDDPGIELTPQELQIARLAATGLSNRQIADRIYVSHRTVAAHLYKVFPKLGITSRNQLRDALGEVLP
- a CDS encoding alpha/beta fold hydrolase, translated to MPSLSAHAPTQFVESTNARFAYRRFGAPAGVPLVLALRFRGTMDHWDPAFLDELAGERDVIIFDNIGHSKSSGTAPTTMEALAGGLIEFVDALGLTEIDLLGWSLGGIVVQAATLARPDLVRRLVVAGSSPGGGVPGMPAPDPRVWQVATKPVNDDGDFLYLFFPDDGVGHALGVQSLRRLDPRVLTDEHTPVSLETMQAQLAVIASTGSSVWDRLSEISIPVLVANGAHDRMIDSYATYAMAGRLADAKAVLYSDAGHGFLFQHIDDFAGEVLHFLS
- a CDS encoding MarR family winged helix-turn-helix transcriptional regulator codes for the protein MKNTMGGLGASGASAQRAGRLADAFGRAGKSVVRAFDDRLGEHGVSTPRSKLLAEVARMQPVRLADLAREVGISQGTASTLVEALVRDGLLARGVDDKDRRAIRLTTTPEGEAQARNWLRDYLVAAGEIFSCLTSEEQRELTRLLDRIGESVDPPA
- a CDS encoding NAD-dependent epimerase/dehydratase family protein encodes the protein MRIFVTGGSGFVGRHLLRRLVGTGHQVHALARTDSAADLVGREGAVPVLGDLSDLIGSDRAPRWTAELNGVEAVVHGAAHMAFWGPDAFFRRANLEPSVALHRVAAASGVTRFVLISAASVASGTQRAPVVDERTDEGRPNIAYSRVKLDTERSLLGAGTPTMTTVALRPPFIWGAGMSTLDDFVATVDTGRFSWIDDGRHTVDFVHVDNLTEAIRLALSRGRAGHAYYVTDGTPMSARDFFSPLLATRGVDVSAARSVPLAVAAPLAAMLDAGARLLRRPEPPMLTNWITTFMGRDRSYDITAARSELGYIPSVTLADGLAEMAESLAR